In a single window of the Terrirubrum flagellatum genome:
- a CDS encoding amidohydrolase, which yields MAYPKADCVLINGPVYLGLQEGYARAVALWSGRVLATGQPSDMEPLIGPATRVIDLRGRLATPGFYEAHLHLLPLGLTMAELDIRPRFVRTLDGLQNMIGERAAKAKPGEWILARGYDHFELDVKRHPHRTELDAAAPNNPVYIVRACGHLSVANSMALRIAGVDETTLVPAGGAIEQVNGKLTGLMAENGRDAVKKALPNPTDEELVAAIERAGRYCNSFGVTSVMDAAVGMRSGYREIAAYRTAQRVGRLPVRTNMCLLGGPGGVVDDCWRDGLVTGVGDDRLSVGPVKIFTDGSAGGRTAAMSAPYLGEPETKGIFCLTDAEMNALTLDYHAKGYQLAVHAIGDAAIEQTLNAMEAALKAHPDPTRRHRIEHCGFNSPAQITRMVRLGVEPAPQPVFIHDFGDLYRAVLGDERPETSYPMRDWINAGLKPSASSDAPVCDVNVFTNIYAMLTRKTSRGTVIGASQKLDIHEAIAAYTDFGAYLNKAEAQRGRLIPGMAADVAVFSRDLTAATPEEILHDSRCDLTIVNGEIVHDAAGEFA from the coding sequence ATGGCGTATCCGAAAGCGGACTGCGTTCTGATCAATGGTCCTGTTTATCTCGGCTTGCAAGAAGGCTATGCGAGAGCCGTCGCGCTTTGGTCCGGCCGCGTGCTTGCGACCGGCCAGCCCTCGGACATGGAGCCGCTGATCGGCCCGGCGACGCGCGTCATCGATCTGCGCGGCCGGCTCGCGACGCCGGGCTTCTATGAAGCCCATCTGCATCTTCTGCCGCTCGGTCTCACCATGGCGGAGCTCGACATCAGGCCGCGCTTCGTGCGCACGCTCGATGGCTTGCAGAACATGATCGGGGAGCGCGCGGCGAAAGCGAAGCCCGGCGAATGGATTCTCGCGCGCGGCTACGATCATTTCGAGCTCGACGTGAAACGCCACCCGCATCGCACGGAGCTCGACGCCGCAGCGCCGAACAATCCGGTCTATATCGTGCGCGCTTGCGGCCATCTCTCGGTCGCGAATTCGATGGCGCTGCGGATCGCAGGCGTCGATGAAACAACGCTGGTTCCCGCCGGCGGCGCGATCGAGCAGGTCAACGGCAAGCTCACCGGGCTGATGGCCGAAAATGGCCGCGACGCGGTCAAGAAGGCGCTGCCAAACCCGACCGATGAGGAACTCGTCGCAGCGATCGAGCGCGCCGGTCGCTATTGCAACAGCTTCGGCGTCACCAGCGTCATGGACGCGGCGGTCGGCATGCGTTCGGGCTATCGTGAGATCGCCGCCTACCGCACGGCGCAGCGCGTCGGCCGGTTGCCGGTGCGGACCAATATGTGTCTGCTCGGCGGGCCGGGCGGCGTCGTTGACGATTGCTGGCGGGACGGACTCGTCACCGGCGTCGGCGATGACCGGCTCAGCGTCGGGCCCGTGAAAATCTTCACCGACGGCTCCGCCGGCGGCAGAACAGCAGCGATGAGCGCGCCCTATCTCGGCGAACCCGAGACGAAAGGGATTTTCTGTCTCACCGACGCAGAAATGAACGCGCTGACGCTCGATTATCACGCGAAGGGCTATCAGCTCGCTGTGCATGCGATCGGCGACGCGGCGATCGAGCAGACGCTCAACGCCATGGAGGCGGCGCTCAAGGCGCATCCCGATCCCACGCGCCGCCATCGCATCGAGCATTGCGGCTTCAATTCGCCGGCGCAGATCACGCGCATGGTCAGGCTCGGCGTCGAGCCGGCCCCGCAACCGGTTTTCATCCATGATTTCGGCGATCTCTATCGCGCCGTGCTTGGCGACGAGCGGCCCGAAACGAGCTATCCGATGCGCGACTGGATCAATGCGGGGTTGAAGCCTTCGGCGTCGTCCGATGCGCCGGTGTGCGACGTCAACGTATTCACCAACATCTATGCGATGCTGACGCGCAAGACGTCGCGCGGAACCGTGATCGGCGCGAGCCAGAAGCTCGACATTCACGAAGCCATCGCCGCCTACACGGATTTCGGCGCCTATCTCAACAAGGCCGAAGCGCAGCGCGGCCGCCTCATCCCCGGCATGGCGGCCGATGTCGCGGTCTTCTCACGCGATCTGACCGCCGCGACGCCGGAAGAGATTCTGCACGACTCACGCTGCGACCTGACGATCGTGAACGGCGAGATCGTCCATGACGCGGCTGGTGAGTTCGCGTGA
- a CDS encoding ABC transporter permease has translation MSAVENSAITHGAAPAQPPSESIWSLRWKRFRAHRAGLISIAVLLLLVVFCLMAAPLEAWRGLDANQTDLFRRYEPPSAQHWLGADEAGRDELLRLMYGGQTSLLVGLLATVIGGLFGVTLGVVAGFHGGRLDSFLMRFTDGMIALPLLPLLIVLGAVDLTKLGFSSEVAHSPAMGFWRIIVIIALVDWTPIARLVRASTLSIKEREFMMAARGSGAGSLYLMVVHVLPNVATPIIVAFTLTVGRVILFESVLSFLGFGVVPPTPSWGNMLNNAQELVTTAPALAIYPGLLIFITVIAVNFLGDALQHAFDPRSEK, from the coding sequence ATGAGCGCGGTTGAGAACAGCGCGATCACGCACGGCGCCGCCCCCGCGCAGCCGCCTTCGGAGTCAATCTGGTCGTTGCGCTGGAAGCGTTTCCGCGCCCATCGGGCCGGGCTCATCAGCATCGCGGTCCTGCTGCTGCTTGTCGTGTTCTGTCTGATGGCGGCGCCGCTCGAAGCCTGGCGCGGCCTCGACGCCAACCAGACCGATCTCTTCCGGCGCTACGAGCCGCCTTCGGCGCAGCATTGGCTCGGCGCCGATGAAGCGGGACGCGATGAATTGCTGCGGCTCATGTATGGCGGCCAGACCTCGCTGCTGGTCGGCCTGCTTGCGACCGTGATTGGCGGATTGTTCGGCGTCACGCTCGGAGTCGTCGCCGGCTTCCATGGCGGCCGGCTCGACTCTTTTCTCATGCGCTTTACCGACGGCATGATCGCGCTGCCGCTCTTGCCTCTGCTGATCGTGCTTGGCGCGGTCGATCTGACCAAGCTCGGATTTTCCTCTGAAGTCGCCCATTCACCTGCCATGGGCTTCTGGCGCATCATCGTGATCATCGCGCTGGTCGACTGGACGCCGATCGCGCGGCTCGTGCGCGCCTCGACGCTCTCGATCAAGGAGCGCGAATTCATGATGGCGGCGCGCGGCAGCGGCGCGGGCTCGCTCTATCTCATGGTCGTGCATGTGTTGCCGAATGTGGCGACGCCGATCATCGTCGCCTTCACGCTGACTGTCGGCCGCGTCATCCTGTTTGAATCCGTGCTGAGCTTCCTCGGCTTTGGCGTAGTGCCGCCGACGCCGAGCTGGGGCAACATGTTGAACAATGCGCAGGAGCTGGTCACGACCGCTCCGGCGCTCGCGATCTATCCCGGCCTCCTGATCTTCATCACCGTGATCGCCGTCAATTTCCTCGGCGACGCGCTCCAGCACGCTTTCGATCCCCGTTCCGAAAAGTGA
- a CDS encoding malonyl-CoA synthase, translated as MSENLYAALVAACRDPDHPLIEKLDGKTISYRDAFALAGQLANALVARGAQPGDRVAVQVEKSVEALILYLACLRAGAVYLPLNIAYTLAELEYFIGDAEPRIVVCDPSRLADIEPLAKKLGVVAVETLGADGKGSLTMLASTQSADFATVDRKADDLAAILYTSGTTGRSKGAMLSHRNLQSNAETLKEFWRFTEKDVLLHALPIFHTHGLFVATNVVLTSGASMIFLPKFDPEAIRTRLPRATAMMGVPTFYTRLLQEPWLNRDATAHMRLFISGSAPLLADTHREWQARTGHAVLERYGMTETNMITSNPYDGERVPGAVGMPLPGVSVRIANPETGALLPVDEVGMIEVKGPNVFGGYWRMPEKTKSEFRDDGYFITGDLGKIDAKGYVSIVGRGKDLVITGGYNVYPKEVEAEIDALDGVYESAVIGAPHPDFGEGVTAVIVQKKGGALDERAVLKALDGRLAKFKLPKRVFFVADLPRNTMGKVLKNELRKQYADIYAAKKPLSA; from the coding sequence ATGTCCGAGAATCTCTACGCCGCGCTCGTCGCGGCCTGCCGCGATCCCGACCACCCCCTGATCGAGAAGCTCGACGGCAAGACCATCTCCTATCGCGACGCATTCGCGCTGGCCGGCCAGCTTGCCAACGCGCTTGTCGCGCGCGGCGCACAGCCCGGCGATCGCGTCGCCGTGCAGGTGGAGAAATCGGTCGAGGCGCTGATCCTCTATCTCGCCTGCCTGCGCGCCGGCGCCGTCTATCTCCCGCTCAATATCGCCTACACGCTGGCGGAGCTCGAATATTTCATAGGCGATGCGGAGCCGCGCATCGTCGTGTGCGATCCCTCACGCCTCGCCGACATCGAACCTCTGGCGAAGAAACTCGGCGTCGTCGCTGTGGAGACGCTCGGCGCCGACGGCAAGGGCTCGCTCACAATGCTCGCCTCGACGCAGTCCGCTGACTTCGCAACTGTCGATCGCAAGGCCGATGATCTCGCCGCGATCCTCTACACCTCAGGCACCACAGGCCGCTCGAAGGGCGCGATGCTCTCCCATCGCAATCTCCAGTCGAACGCCGAGACGCTGAAGGAATTCTGGCGCTTCACCGAAAAGGACGTGCTGCTGCACGCGCTGCCGATCTTCCACACGCATGGCCTCTTCGTCGCGACTAATGTCGTGCTGACGTCCGGGGCGTCGATGATCTTCCTGCCGAAGTTCGATCCTGAAGCGATCCGCACGCGCCTGCCGCGCGCCACCGCCATGATGGGCGTGCCAACCTTCTATACGCGCCTGCTGCAGGAGCCGTGGCTGAACAGGGACGCGACCGCACACATGCGGCTGTTCATTTCGGGTTCGGCGCCGCTGCTCGCCGACACCCATCGCGAATGGCAGGCGCGCACCGGACATGCCGTGCTCGAGCGCTACGGCATGACCGAGACGAACATGATCACGTCGAACCCCTATGACGGCGAGCGCGTTCCCGGCGCGGTGGGCATGCCCCTCCCCGGCGTCTCCGTGCGCATCGCCAACCCTGAAACCGGCGCGCTGCTGCCGGTCGATGAGGTCGGCATGATCGAAGTAAAAGGTCCGAACGTCTTCGGCGGCTACTGGCGCATGCCGGAGAAGACGAAAAGCGAATTTCGCGATGACGGCTACTTCATCACAGGCGATCTCGGAAAGATCGACGCGAAGGGCTATGTCTCGATCGTCGGCCGCGGCAAGGACCTCGTCATCACCGGCGGCTACAATGTCTATCCCAAGGAAGTCGAGGCGGAAATCGACGCGCTCGACGGCGTCTATGAAAGCGCCGTGATCGGCGCGCCGCATCCCGACTTCGGCGAAGGCGTCACCGCCGTCATCGTGCAGAAGAAAGGCGGCGCGCTCGACGAACGCGCAGTTTTGAAGGCGCTCGACGGGCGCCTCGCGAAATTCAAACTGCCGAAGCGCGTGTTCTTCGTGGCGGACCTGCCGCGCAACACCATGGGCAAGGTGCTGAAGAACGAACTCCGCAAGCAATATGCTGATATCTATGCCGCGAAGAAGCCGCTGAGCGCGTGA
- a CDS encoding peptide ABC transporter substrate-binding protein, translated as MRLTTSLAAFAVAGSLIASPASAKDQLTIGVAQFPSSLHPNIDAEVIKSYTLGFAIRQITAYDKDWKNTCLICTELPTLQNGLVKIVDMPGGKKGMQVTIKLKPDLKWADGEKVTAKDLEFTWRIAGDPKTGFSNGHPWTRAVKVDVVDDSTAVLTLDKVLASYNEWDQVLPSHIEGPIYEKAKEAGDYIKQTAYARTPTTPGLYNGPYMVTGYQSGAQIVLEPNPHWPGTKPGFKRIIIKLIENTAALQANLLSGDVDMVAGEGVGLTIDQVLELRKQQPDKFTYIFKPSLNYEHIDLQNGNPLLQDIRVRQALVYSADRKTLTERLFQGMQPVADTWVNPLSSTYAKEAMHYPYDLAKAKSLLAEAGWKPGPDGICRNDKGDRLSIEFGTTAGNRLRELQQQVLQNNWKQACIEVRIKNEPARTFFGETMKKRAYSGLAMYAWSSNVGASPRRTLASDNIPTEANGWGGANYINFSNKRMDELIDRSETELDPDKQKEDWAEMQKIYAAELPVIPLFFRAEAHVVPKWLKGYEPTGHGDWSCFWSENWRSE; from the coding sequence ATGCGCCTGACAACATCGCTCGCGGCGTTCGCCGTAGCGGGCTCTCTTATTGCCTCGCCGGCTTCGGCGAAGGATCAGCTCACCATCGGGGTCGCGCAATTCCCCTCAAGCCTGCATCCCAACATCGACGCGGAGGTGATCAAGTCCTACACGCTCGGCTTCGCGATCCGCCAGATCACCGCCTATGACAAGGACTGGAAGAACACCTGCCTCATCTGCACCGAATTGCCGACGCTGCAGAACGGCCTCGTGAAGATTGTCGATATGCCCGGCGGCAAGAAGGGCATGCAAGTCACCATCAAGCTGAAGCCCGATCTGAAATGGGCCGACGGCGAAAAGGTGACGGCGAAGGACCTCGAGTTCACCTGGCGCATCGCCGGCGACCCCAAGACCGGATTCTCCAACGGTCATCCCTGGACGCGCGCGGTGAAGGTCGACGTGGTCGACGATAGCACCGCGGTGCTGACGCTCGACAAGGTGCTCGCCTCCTACAATGAGTGGGATCAGGTGCTGCCCTCGCATATCGAGGGCCCTATCTACGAGAAGGCGAAGGAGGCCGGCGACTACATCAAGCAGACCGCCTATGCGCGCACGCCGACGACGCCGGGTCTTTATAACGGCCCCTATATGGTTACGGGTTATCAATCCGGCGCGCAGATCGTTCTCGAACCCAATCCGCACTGGCCGGGAACCAAGCCGGGCTTCAAGCGCATCATCATCAAGCTGATCGAGAATACGGCTGCGCTCCAGGCGAACCTTCTCTCCGGCGACGTCGACATGGTGGCGGGCGAAGGCGTCGGCCTGACGATCGATCAGGTGCTCGAACTGCGCAAGCAGCAGCCTGACAAGTTCACCTACATCTTCAAGCCGAGCCTCAACTACGAGCATATCGACCTGCAGAACGGCAATCCGCTGCTGCAGGATATTCGCGTGCGGCAGGCGCTGGTTTATTCTGCAGATCGCAAGACGCTCACCGAGCGTCTGTTCCAGGGCATGCAGCCGGTGGCCGACACCTGGGTCAATCCGTTGAGCTCGACCTACGCCAAGGAAGCGATGCATTACCCCTACGATCTCGCGAAGGCGAAGTCGCTGCTCGCGGAAGCGGGCTGGAAGCCGGGACCGGATGGCATCTGCCGCAATGACAAGGGCGACAGGCTGTCGATCGAATTCGGCACGACGGCCGGCAATCGACTGCGCGAATTGCAGCAGCAGGTGTTGCAGAACAACTGGAAGCAAGCTTGCATCGAGGTGCGCATCAAGAACGAGCCGGCGCGCACCTTCTTCGGCGAGACCATGAAGAAGCGCGCCTATTCAGGGCTCGCGATGTACGCCTGGTCGAGCAATGTCGGAGCGTCGCCCCGTCGCACGCTGGCGAGCGACAATATTCCGACCGAAGCCAATGGCTGGGGCGGCGCGAACTACATCAACTTCTCCAACAAGCGAATGGACGAGTTGATCGATCGCTCGGAAACCGAGCTCGACCCTGACAAGCAGAAGGAAGACTGGGCGGAGATGCAGAAGATCTATGCGGCGGAACTGCCGGTGATCCCGCTCTTCTTCCGCGCCGAAGCGCATGTGGTTCCGAAGTGGCTCAAGGGTTATGAGCCGACGGGCCATGGCGACTGGAGCTGCTTCTGGTCCGAAAACTGGCGCTCCGAATAA
- a CDS encoding ABC transporter permease, with translation MFAFLTRRLLQAAVVLLVMSFVIYGLIGLMPGDPVDIMAASMPGMTPEVMKNLRAIYGLDQPLMLRYARWLMAILSGDFGFSRTHSRPVLEVLTPALLQTCKLMLISFFLSVVISVVLGVISALKPGGWLDTLIGFVAFAGISIPVFWLALILIIAFAVTLQWLPASGMGKVGDYGFWDQARHLILPVTTLTLANAGQFTRYVRAAMIETLQADYIRTARAKGLAPPRVILLHALRNALVPVVTIMALSFGTLFSGALVTETMFAQMGMGKMIFDSILSNDFNLALTGLLFATLVTLLSNLAADVAYSFLDPRITLK, from the coding sequence ATGTTTGCTTTCCTGACACGACGTCTTCTGCAGGCCGCTGTCGTCCTGCTGGTCATGTCCTTCGTGATCTATGGGCTGATCGGCCTGATGCCGGGCGACCCCGTCGACATCATGGCCGCGAGCATGCCGGGCATGACGCCTGAAGTGATGAAGAATCTGCGCGCCATCTATGGTCTCGATCAGCCGCTGATGCTGCGTTATGCCCGTTGGCTGATGGCGATCCTCTCAGGCGATTTCGGCTTCTCGCGCACCCATTCGCGGCCGGTGCTCGAAGTGCTGACGCCGGCGCTGCTGCAGACCTGCAAGCTGATGCTCATCAGCTTCTTCTTGAGCGTCGTGATCTCGGTCGTGCTCGGCGTGATCTCGGCGCTGAAGCCGGGCGGCTGGCTCGACACGCTGATCGGCTTCGTCGCGTTCGCCGGCATCTCTATCCCCGTGTTCTGGCTGGCGCTTATTCTCATCATCGCTTTCGCCGTCACGCTGCAATGGCTGCCGGCGAGCGGCATGGGCAAGGTCGGCGACTACGGCTTCTGGGATCAGGCGCGGCATCTCATCTTGCCGGTGACGACATTGACGCTCGCCAACGCCGGCCAGTTCACGCGCTATGTGCGCGCGGCGATGATAGAGACATTGCAGGCTGACTACATCCGCACCGCGCGCGCCAAGGGACTCGCGCCGCCGCGCGTCATTCTCCTGCATGCGCTGCGCAACGCGCTCGTTCCCGTCGTCACCATCATGGCGCTTAGCTTTGGAACGCTTTTCTCCGGCGCGCTGGTGACCGAGACGATGTTCGCGCAGATGGGCATGGGCAAGATGATCTTTGATTCCATCCTGTCGAACGATTTCAACCTCGCCTTGACCGGCCTTCTGTTCGCAACGCTCGTCACGCTTCTGTCGAATCTCGCAGCCGACGTCGCCTACAGCTTCCTCGATCCCCGGATCACGCTGAAATGA
- a CDS encoding M20 family metallopeptidase, protein MALNESESAVTAWLATQKQAMIDLVADLVNADSGSYDKTGVDKAGEVLTGFFKKQGFEIEIVPSAEYGDAIKATLPHPASNDQRPIVLMGHRDTVFPVGEPRRRPFQIVEGHGRGPGVADMKAGLVLNAFVAAAMARIENRPGPIMLLVTSDEEIASPSSRPVIEQVARDARCVFNSEPSRTPEMGQRFTQGRKQMITQGRKGGVFMRFEVTGKAAHSGAAYERGISAILDLSKKVPLLHELTDLKEGITVNVGLIGGGQTVNTVAPSAWGEIDLRYVRTEQRDRLVARIKEIVETPMVAGASGKFIIKGEFLPLEQSAEARSMLEVYQGAAAEFGFEVGAQFSGGCADSGFTAAQGCPTLCSVGPIGGAGHTPDEFLEIDSLVPCAQALALAVMRVSERLPKREA, encoded by the coding sequence ATGGCGCTCAACGAATCGGAATCCGCCGTCACCGCGTGGCTGGCGACGCAGAAGCAGGCGATGATCGACCTTGTCGCCGATCTCGTGAACGCGGATTCCGGCAGTTACGACAAGACGGGCGTCGACAAGGCCGGCGAGGTGCTGACCGGCTTCTTCAAGAAGCAGGGCTTCGAGATCGAGATCGTTCCAAGCGCCGAATATGGCGACGCCATCAAGGCGACCTTGCCGCACCCCGCTTCAAACGATCAGCGCCCGATCGTGCTGATGGGCCATCGCGACACGGTGTTTCCCGTGGGCGAGCCGCGGCGTCGGCCCTTCCAGATTGTCGAAGGCCATGGCCGCGGCCCCGGCGTCGCCGACATGAAGGCGGGCCTCGTGCTCAACGCCTTCGTCGCGGCGGCGATGGCGCGGATCGAGAATCGTCCGGGTCCGATCATGCTGCTCGTCACCAGCGATGAAGAGATCGCGTCGCCCTCGTCGCGACCGGTGATCGAACAGGTGGCGCGCGACGCGCGCTGCGTCTTCAACAGCGAGCCGAGCCGCACGCCTGAAATGGGCCAGCGCTTCACGCAGGGCCGCAAGCAGATGATCACGCAGGGGCGCAAGGGCGGCGTGTTCATGCGCTTCGAGGTGACGGGCAAGGCCGCCCATTCCGGCGCGGCCTATGAGCGCGGCATTTCCGCCATCCTCGACCTCTCGAAGAAGGTGCCGCTGCTGCACGAGCTGACCGATCTCAAGGAAGGGATCACGGTCAATGTCGGCCTCATCGGCGGCGGCCAGACGGTGAACACCGTCGCGCCGAGCGCCTGGGGCGAGATCGATCTGCGCTATGTCAGGACAGAGCAGCGCGATCGGCTCGTCGCGCGCATCAAGGAGATCGTCGAGACGCCGATGGTCGCGGGCGCGAGCGGCAAATTCATCATCAAGGGCGAGTTCCTGCCGCTGGAGCAGTCAGCGGAAGCGCGCAGCATGCTGGAGGTCTATCAGGGCGCGGCGGCCGAGTTCGGCTTCGAGGTCGGCGCGCAATTCTCTGGCGGCTGCGCCGACTCAGGCTTCACCGCGGCGCAGGGCTGCCCGACTTTGTGCAGCGTCGGCCCGATCGGCGGCGCCGGCCACACGCCGGACGAATTCCTTGAGATCGACAGTCTCGTGCCCTGCGCGCAAGCGCTTGCGCTCGCCGTGATGCGCGTCAGCGAGAGGCTGCCGAAGCGCGAGGCGTGA
- a CDS encoding amidohydrolase family protein codes for MTLDLVIRDARIEGAREACDIGISNGRIAGIAPAIASEARVIEGRGRMVCCGFVETHIHLDKSRLCDRCAAAGSLADSIALVSKLKKEMSEEDIYDRARRTLEQAILQGTMRMRTHVEIDPRIGLRSFDAIRRLKRDYAWAIDLQICIFPQEGLTNDPGAEELLIKACENGADLIGGCPYTDSDPDAQVDRIFEIARRYDLDVDFHLDFDLDPSAMTLDKVCRATEAAGWGGRVAVGHVTKLSAISESDIRAIGRRLADAGVAVTVLPSTDLFLMGRSAGGNRPRGVAPAHSLQAEGVTCSIATNNVRNPFTPFGDCSLVRMANLYANVAQLGSDDELACCWRMISNDAARLMRLEDYGAKVGAPADLLLVDVDNPAEMIATITAPALGLKRGCETFHRPTPELLPPTAR; via the coding sequence ATGACGCTCGATCTCGTCATTCGCGACGCGCGCATCGAAGGCGCGCGCGAAGCCTGCGACATCGGCATATCGAACGGCCGCATCGCCGGGATCGCGCCCGCGATCGCAAGCGAGGCGCGCGTGATCGAGGGCCGCGGCCGCATGGTCTGCTGCGGCTTCGTTGAGACGCATATCCATCTCGACAAATCGCGCCTGTGCGACCGCTGCGCCGCCGCCGGCTCGTTGGCTGACTCCATCGCGCTGGTGTCGAAGCTCAAGAAGGAGATGTCCGAAGAGGATATCTACGACCGCGCTCGGCGGACGCTGGAGCAGGCGATCCTGCAGGGGACGATGCGCATGCGCACGCATGTCGAGATTGATCCGCGCATCGGCCTGCGCAGTTTCGATGCGATCAGGCGACTGAAGCGCGACTATGCCTGGGCCATTGACCTGCAAATCTGTATCTTTCCGCAGGAGGGATTGACCAACGATCCCGGCGCCGAGGAGCTTCTTATTAAAGCCTGCGAGAACGGCGCCGATCTCATCGGCGGCTGTCCCTACACCGACAGCGATCCCGATGCTCAGGTCGATCGCATTTTCGAGATCGCGAGGCGATACGATCTCGATGTCGACTTCCATCTCGATTTCGACCTCGATCCCTCAGCCATGACGCTGGATAAGGTCTGTCGAGCGACGGAGGCGGCCGGCTGGGGCGGGCGCGTCGCCGTCGGGCATGTCACGAAACTCTCGGCGATCAGCGAGAGCGACATTCGAGCGATCGGTCGCAGGCTGGCCGATGCAGGCGTCGCTGTAACTGTCCTTCCTTCGACCGATCTTTTCCTCATGGGCCGCAGCGCCGGCGGAAACAGGCCGCGCGGCGTTGCGCCGGCGCACTCGCTGCAGGCGGAAGGCGTCACATGCTCGATCGCCACCAACAATGTGCGCAATCCCTTCACGCCGTTTGGCGATTGCTCGCTCGTGCGCATGGCCAATCTCTACGCCAATGTGGCGCAGCTCGGCTCCGACGACGAGCTTGCATGCTGCTGGCGCATGATCTCCAACGACGCTGCGCGTCTGATGCGGCTTGAAGATTACGGCGCGAAAGTCGGCGCGCCGGCCGATCTGCTGCTTGTCGATGTGGATAACCCCGCCGAAATGATCGCGACGATCACGGCGCCAGCGCTCGGCCTCAAGCGCGGATGCGAGACTTTTCACAGGCCGACCCCGGAACTCTTGCCGCCGACCGCCCGCTAG
- a CDS encoding malonyl-CoA decarboxylase, giving the protein MSSSFFTELITTISDRGRSLLPRQWIAGNGGAPDLAALCLALISGRGEASGVAIAREILSRWDKLDGEGRKAFLLRLAEDFGPDVNQLEAAIAAWRDHPGQAALANIHAAAEAKRQEVIRRLNQAPGGTRKLVQMREELFAHQDAHPVLNVLDKDFVHLFSSWFNRGFLVLRRIDWSSSAALLEKIIRYEAVHAIGDWEELRRRIEPEDRRLFAFFHPQMIDEPLIFVEVALTRAIPEAIAPVLAADRTLVRASEATTAVFYSISNCQEGLRGVSFGNFLIKQVVEDLRRELPNLTTFVTLSPAPSFAGWLKKQRAGAPDHLSTSDQQTLALLDDADWSTDAEKTATLKPVIERAAAAYFIRAKTPRDRPIDPVARFHLGNGARLERLDMLGDRSPKGIKQSHGLMVNYLYDLKQIEANHEAYAEKGEVIASREVRRHLRGESRPAEAQPATAARQ; this is encoded by the coding sequence ATGAGCTCGTCTTTCTTCACCGAGCTCATCACGACGATCAGCGATCGCGGCCGCTCGCTGCTGCCGCGGCAATGGATCGCAGGCAATGGCGGCGCGCCCGATCTCGCCGCGCTCTGTCTGGCGCTCATCTCAGGCCGCGGCGAAGCCTCCGGCGTCGCCATCGCGCGCGAAATCCTCTCGCGCTGGGACAAGCTCGACGGCGAAGGGCGCAAGGCGTTCCTGCTGCGCCTTGCCGAGGATTTCGGACCCGACGTGAACCAGCTTGAAGCCGCCATCGCCGCATGGCGCGATCATCCCGGACAGGCGGCGCTCGCCAACATCCACGCGGCGGCCGAAGCGAAGCGGCAGGAGGTGATCCGCCGCCTCAACCAGGCGCCAGGCGGCACCCGCAAGCTGGTGCAGATGCGCGAGGAATTGTTCGCGCATCAGGACGCGCATCCCGTTCTGAATGTCCTCGACAAGGATTTCGTCCACTTGTTCTCCTCCTGGTTCAATCGCGGATTCCTCGTCCTCCGCCGCATCGACTGGTCGAGTTCGGCGGCGCTTCTGGAAAAGATTATCCGCTACGAGGCGGTGCATGCCATCGGCGACTGGGAAGAGCTGCGCCGCCGCATCGAGCCGGAAGATCGCAGGCTGTTCGCTTTCTTCCATCCCCAGATGATCGATGAGCCGCTGATCTTCGTCGAGGTCGCGCTGACGCGCGCGATTCCCGAAGCGATCGCACCCGTTCTTGCTGCCGACCGCACGCTGGTGCGCGCGTCCGAAGCCACGACCGCCGTGTTCTATTCGATCTCGAACTGCCAGGAGGGACTGCGCGGCGTCTCCTTCGGCAATTTCCTGATCAAGCAGGTGGTCGAGGATCTGCGGCGCGAGCTGCCGAACCTGACGACTTTCGTCACGCTCTCGCCCGCGCCCTCCTTCGCCGGCTGGCTGAAGAAACAGCGCGCCGGCGCGCCTGATCATCTCTCAACAAGCGATCAACAGACGCTTGCGCTGCTCGACGATGCAGATTGGTCAACGGACGCGGAAAAGACGGCGACGCTGAAACCCGTGATCGAGCGCGCCGCCGCGGCCTATTTCATTCGCGCGAAAACGCCGCGCGACCGACCGATCGATCCCGTCGCGCGCTTCCATCTCGGCAATGGCGCGCGCCTCGAAAGGCTCGACATGCTGGGCGACCGCTCTCCGAAAGGCATCAAGCAATCGCACGGGCTGATGGTGAACTATCTCTACGATCTCAAACAGATCGAGGCGAACCACGAGGCCTATGCGGAAAAGGGCGAAGTGATCGCCTCGCGTGAGGTTCGCCGGCATCTGCGCGGCGAGTCGCGGCCTGCGGAAGCGCAGCCGGCGACGGCTGCGCGACAATAG